A single Verrucomicrobiota bacterium DNA region contains:
- a CDS encoding arylsulfatase: MKRTTLVPLIALVALAAALPAADAPRPVAKPNIVLILADDLGWSDLSCYGGEIQTPNLDTLAAGGLRFTQFYNGARCCPSRASIMTGLYPHAAGFPEMSGSLPANCVTIPELLRSAGYRTFMSGKWHLGQPGPIKRGFDEYFGMLGGYGSFWNSKLYTRLPPGRPAREYAEGTFYATDAITDFALEFIASARQTADKPFFLYLAYNAPHFPLHAPKAEIAKYAQLYEQGWDKIREVRYARQKQLGLLDERWPLSPRSTVPPNRVATAHQWANRQNPEWHSLPADRRTDLARRMAVFAGAVDRMDQNIGRLVTDLKQHRELDNTLIFFLSDNGACAEWDPFGFDVTNQVQQVNLGTTSGLNLLHQGAELESMGAPGSYFSYGSGWANACNTPFRLYKHYSHEGGIATPLIIHWPAGMQRPGELDRRPGHIVDLLPTCAEVAGTAYPASINGVAIQPAEGRSLCAALRGEPDAERPLFFEHEGNRAVRAGKWKLVSLAGQPWELYDMEADRVELQDRAAQEPARVKELAALWDAWAKRMRAAGHWNSNANLPKPKPGTIHD; encoded by the coding sequence ATGAAACGAACCACCCTGGTGCCCCTCATCGCCTTGGTCGCCCTGGCGGCGGCGCTCCCTGCCGCCGATGCGCCAAGGCCAGTGGCCAAGCCTAATATTGTGCTCATTCTGGCCGACGATCTGGGCTGGAGTGATCTCAGTTGTTATGGCGGCGAAATCCAAACGCCCAACCTGGACACGTTGGCGGCGGGCGGATTGCGCTTCACCCAGTTTTACAACGGCGCGCGGTGCTGTCCCTCACGCGCGTCCATAATGACGGGGCTTTATCCGCACGCGGCCGGTTTCCCTGAAATGTCAGGCAGCCTGCCGGCGAATTGCGTCACGATTCCAGAACTGTTGCGCTCGGCGGGTTACCGGACCTTCATGTCCGGCAAGTGGCACCTGGGGCAGCCTGGCCCGATCAAGCGCGGGTTCGATGAATACTTCGGCATGTTGGGCGGCTATGGCAGTTTTTGGAATTCCAAACTTTACACCCGGCTGCCCCCCGGCCGACCGGCGCGGGAGTATGCGGAAGGGACTTTTTATGCCACCGATGCCATCACCGATTTCGCGCTCGAATTCATTGCCTCCGCCCGCCAGACGGCGGATAAACCGTTCTTCCTCTACCTGGCCTATAACGCCCCGCATTTCCCGCTGCACGCTCCCAAGGCCGAGATCGCAAAATATGCGCAGCTCTACGAACAAGGTTGGGATAAAATCCGCGAGGTGCGTTATGCCCGGCAAAAGCAACTGGGATTGCTCGATGAACGCTGGCCGTTGTCGCCCCGTTCCACCGTGCCACCCAACCGTGTGGCCACCGCGCATCAATGGGCGAACCGGCAAAATCCCGAGTGGCATTCACTCCCTGCCGATCGTCGCACTGATCTTGCCCGGCGGATGGCCGTTTTTGCCGGGGCCGTGGATCGCATGGACCAAAATATTGGCCGGCTGGTCACGGACCTCAAACAGCATCGCGAACTCGATAACACCCTCATCTTCTTCCTGTCTGACAACGGCGCCTGTGCGGAGTGGGATCCGTTTGGATTCGATGTGACCAACCAGGTGCAGCAAGTCAACCTGGGCACCACCAGCGGGCTCAACCTCCTGCACCAGGGCGCGGAACTGGAGTCCATGGGGGCGCCGGGCAGCTATTTCAGTTACGGCAGTGGTTGGGCCAATGCCTGCAACACGCCCTTCCGGTTGTACAAGCATTACAGCCACGAGGGCGGCATTGCCACGCCGTTGATCATCCATTGGCCGGCGGGCATGCAGCGCCCGGGTGAATTGGATCGGCGGCCAGGGCATATCGTTGACCTGTTGCCCACGTGCGCGGAAGTGGCCGGTACCGCCTATCCGGCTTCCATCAACGGCGTGGCCATCCAACCCGCCGAAGGGCGCAGTCTTTGCGCCGCGCTGCGTGGCGAACCGGACGCGGAACGACCGTTGTTCTTCGAGCACGAGGGCAATCGCGCCGTTCGTGCCGGAAAGTGGAAACTGGTGTCGTTGGCCGGCCAACCTTGGGAACTGTACGACATGGAAGCCGACCGGGTGGAGTTGCAGGACCGCGCCGCGCAGGAACCGGCGCGTGTCAAGGAACTGGCCGCGCTATGGGACGCCTGGGCGAAGCGGATGCGCGCCGCCGGCCACTGGAATTCCAACGCCAATCTGCCCAAACCGAAGCCAGGCACCATTCATGATTAG